A DNA window from Nitrospira sp. contains the following coding sequences:
- a CDS encoding 2-oxoglutarate:ferredoxin oxidoreductase (MaGe:77309202) — protein MATTQDKRERIIVPGPAGFHPPSAAQLGVSLPDPGEGLFYGLLEPNEDKVIEEMARKMLTSPNATLFPGPMVLWAWNDHAIEKAKATLEIAAQIPNVMIIPMPDYRPKYPKIDPEEVINPNHPNLTIWGNKIEACVFIGVHCHYANLTLKMIRAGTNCCTMAICAEQGHEDAMLTIRDSDVLKLKKTAQIFKKIREEMGIKLPENGENVRFTGTQSKVHGGKTHTNPLTFMPSVAGVGSAGAFGHSAEQMKREG, from the coding sequence GTGGCAACAACGCAAGACAAGAGAGAGAGAATCATCGTTCCGGGACCGGCCGGATTTCATCCTCCATCTGCTGCGCAGCTCGGTGTCTCGCTGCCCGACCCAGGCGAAGGCCTGTTCTACGGACTGCTGGAGCCTAACGAGGATAAGGTCATCGAAGAGATGGCCCGCAAGATGTTGACTAGCCCGAATGCAACGCTGTTCCCTGGACCGATGGTGTTGTGGGCCTGGAATGATCATGCGATCGAAAAAGCCAAGGCCACGTTGGAAATTGCCGCCCAGATTCCGAATGTCATGATTATCCCTATGCCGGACTATCGGCCGAAGTATCCGAAGATCGACCCTGAAGAGGTGATCAATCCCAATCACCCCAATCTCACCATTTGGGGAAACAAAATTGAAGCCTGTGTCTTCATCGGCGTGCATTGCCACTATGCGAATCTGACCTTGAAAATGATCCGCGCAGGGACAAACTGCTGCACGATGGCGATTTGCGCCGAGCAGGGTCACGAAGATGCCATGCTGACGATTCGCGATTCAGATGTGCTCAAGCTGAAAAAGACCGCGCAGATCTTCAAGAAGATTCGTGAAGAAATGGGGATCAAGTTGCCGGAGAACGGCGAGAACGTTCGGTTTACCGGAACGCAGTCCAAAGTCCACGGTGGGAAGACCCATACCAATCCTTTGACGTTCATGCCTTCCGTTGCCGGAGTCGGCAGTGCGGGTGCGTTTGGCCATTCGGCTGAGCAGATGAAGCGCGAAGGATAA
- a CDS encoding 2-oxoglutarate:ferredoxin oxidoreductase epsilon subunit (MaGe:77309203): MYLVADISVEICAAKSCKLCTQYCPEANTIQYSEEMGKDKGFKYGSAYVAVDRCKGCAQCVWVCDNMAKNNAIKMIMIDQLPLAAITDNITYGDKSTTAVLVSPSV, translated from the coding sequence ATGTATCTCGTAGCTGATATCAGTGTTGAAATTTGTGCCGCAAAGAGCTGCAAGCTCTGCACGCAGTACTGCCCTGAAGCTAACACCATCCAGTACAGTGAAGAGATGGGGAAGGATAAGGGATTTAAGTACGGGTCTGCATACGTGGCCGTAGATCGGTGCAAGGGATGCGCGCAGTGTGTATGGGTGTGCGATAACATGGCTAAAAACAACGCCATTAAGATGATCATGATCGATCAATTGCCGCTGGCGGCCATCACCGACAATATTACCTATGGCGACAAGAGCACGACGGCAGTTTTGGTAAGCCCTAGCGTCTGA
- a CDS encoding Ferredoxin oxidoreductase (MaGe:77309204) yields MAKRFNIRMAGVGGQGVVTGSHILSTSVINAGGESTIVPFYGSEKRMAPVESYVRVSDEPIYEIGEITFPHIIIIFHPQVITHGKSYTMPFYFGLKEDGVALINNDGPMNLHRDQAAELKERRAKLYYFPATKLSLEVAGMDLATNMALMGCIGAITGLTNMAGLEQAVKDRFLGKGFVVSGGTAALDSVVERKFKKKQELIDKNVAVMRAGWNYAVEHGWSAPDVKRVEAPAVEAAASA; encoded by the coding sequence ATGGCAAAGCGTTTCAACATTCGGATGGCAGGTGTCGGTGGACAGGGTGTCGTGACGGGATCGCACATCCTCAGCACCTCGGTCATCAATGCCGGCGGGGAAAGCACGATCGTTCCATTCTACGGGTCTGAAAAGCGTATGGCGCCGGTTGAGAGTTATGTGCGGGTGTCGGATGAACCGATCTACGAGATCGGCGAAATCACTTTCCCGCACATCATCATCATTTTCCATCCGCAGGTTATTACGCACGGCAAGTCGTATACGATGCCGTTCTATTTCGGCCTGAAAGAAGACGGCGTTGCGCTGATCAATAACGACGGTCCGATGAATCTTCATCGGGACCAGGCGGCCGAACTAAAAGAGCGCCGGGCAAAGTTGTATTACTTCCCCGCGACGAAGCTTTCATTGGAAGTGGCGGGGATGGACTTGGCTACGAATATGGCCTTAATGGGCTGTATCGGAGCCATCACTGGGTTGACGAACATGGCTGGGCTGGAGCAGGCCGTGAAGGACCGGTTCCTGGGCAAAGGATTCGTTGTATCCGGTGGAACGGCGGCACTGGACAGCGTGGTGGAAAGAAAGTTCAAAAAGAAGCAGGAATTGATCGATAAGAACGTGGCCGTCATGCGGGCCGGCTGGAACTATGCCGTTGAGCACGGATGGTCTGCTCCAGACGTGAAGCGGGTAGAAGCACCGGCCGTCGAGGCCGCGGCTAGTGCGTAA